A section of the Rummeliibacillus pycnus genome encodes:
- a CDS encoding MBL fold metallo-hydrolase codes for MQFSVLASGSTGNSIYVESGEHSFIVDAGLTGKKMEQLFEKVNRDIKKLSGILVTHEHSDHIKGVGVLARKYNIPVFANEKTWQAMDGLVGNIPIEQRFQFDMETIQTFGSLDIESFAVSHDAVDPMFYCFHENGQKLVVITDTGYVSDRMKGIIKGADSFVFESNHDVGMLQMGHYPWSIKRRILSDLGHVSNEDAAVAMSEVVEQKPTRIYLSHLSKDNNMKDLARMSVSQTLQSCGIMPGEFVNLYDTDANEPTELVTV; via the coding sequence ATGCAGTTCAGTGTTTTAGCCAGTGGTAGTACGGGCAACTCTATATATGTAGAGAGTGGAGAACATTCTTTTATCGTTGATGCAGGATTGACAGGTAAAAAAATGGAGCAGCTATTTGAAAAAGTGAACCGTGATATTAAGAAATTAAGCGGTATTTTAGTAACTCATGAGCATTCTGACCATATTAAAGGTGTAGGAGTACTTGCTCGAAAATATAATATCCCCGTTTTTGCAAATGAAAAAACATGGCAAGCAATGGATGGATTAGTTGGTAATATTCCGATCGAACAAAGATTTCAATTTGATATGGAAACCATTCAAACATTCGGTTCTTTAGATATCGAATCATTTGCTGTTTCTCATGATGCCGTAGATCCAATGTTCTATTGTTTCCATGAGAACGGTCAAAAGCTTGTTGTCATTACTGATACAGGCTATGTAAGTGATCGTATGAAAGGTATTATTAAAGGTGCGGATTCATTTGTTTTCGAAAGTAATCATGATGTAGGGATGCTACAAATGGGACATTATCCTTGGTCTATTAAAAGACGAATTTTAAGTGATCTCGGACATGTTAGCAATGAAGATGCAGCAGTTGCAATGAGTGAGGTTGTTGAACAAAAACCAACTCGTATCTATCTTTCCCATTTGAGTAAGGATAATAATATGAAAGATTTAGCAAGAATGAGTGTTTCACAAACTTTACAGTCATGTGGTATTATGCCTGGTGAATTTGTAAACTTATACGATACAGATGCAAATGAGCCAACAGAATTAGTTACAGTATAA
- a CDS encoding S1C family serine protease — MGYYDNNDETKSRRKGGSKSGYFFSGVVGVIVGALLVWLLLPSMVGYLPSSSNVSNTAATANKTATPQLSTSISTDITDAVEKTKDAVVGITNIQESPNDLWGTFPFQDGGSSNSSNEKNGKQEVGSGSGVIYKKVGDKAYIVTNNHVVEGAKQLEVTFSDGSKEQAKLVGTDIWTDLAVISISSKKVKTVATFGDSDKLKQGESVIAIGNPLGMDFYGSVTTGVISGTDRTVPVDLNGDGTEDWQAEVLQTDAAINPGNSGGALINLAGQVIGINSMKISESTVEGLGFAIPIDTAIPVIDELQRTGKVERPSMGVALIDLTDVPVYHQRNTLKLPGEVTSGVVISEVLKNSSAAKAGLEKYDVIVEMDGEKIDNSIDLRKILYNQKHVGDQVKIKAYRGGEIIQKTITLGDSTKNQ, encoded by the coding sequence ATGGGATATTACGATAATAATGATGAAACAAAAAGTCGTAGAAAAGGTGGTAGCAAGTCGGGCTATTTCTTTAGTGGAGTTGTTGGAGTCATTGTCGGTGCATTACTTGTTTGGCTTTTATTACCTTCGATGGTAGGTTATTTGCCAAGTAGTTCAAATGTATCCAATACTGCAGCTACCGCAAACAAAACTGCAACACCACAACTTTCGACATCTATTTCGACCGATATAACGGATGCAGTGGAGAAAACAAAGGATGCAGTTGTAGGAATTACAAACATACAAGAAAGTCCAAATGATTTATGGGGTACATTTCCATTCCAAGATGGTGGCAGTAGTAATTCTTCGAACGAAAAAAATGGTAAACAAGAAGTTGGCAGTGGCTCAGGTGTTATCTATAAAAAAGTGGGAGACAAAGCATACATTGTGACAAACAATCACGTTGTAGAAGGCGCTAAACAACTTGAAGTAACGTTCTCAGATGGCTCCAAAGAACAAGCAAAACTTGTGGGTACAGATATTTGGACTGATTTAGCTGTTATTTCAATTTCAAGCAAAAAAGTAAAAACCGTTGCAACATTTGGCGATTCAGATAAACTAAAACAAGGCGAGTCAGTTATTGCAATTGGTAACCCATTAGGAATGGATTTCTATGGATCCGTAACAACTGGGGTTATCTCAGGAACTGACCGTACAGTACCAGTTGATTTAAATGGAGACGGTACTGAAGATTGGCAAGCTGAAGTTTTACAAACAGATGCGGCCATCAACCCAGGTAATAGTGGTGGTGCTCTGATTAACTTAGCAGGACAAGTAATTGGCATTAACTCCATGAAAATTTCCGAATCAACAGTAGAAGGATTAGGTTTTGCTATTCCAATCGATACTGCGATTCCAGTTATTGATGAATTACAACGAACGGGTAAAGTAGAAAGACCTTCAATGGGAGTTGCACTAATTGACTTAACGGATGTTCCAGTTTATCACCAAAGAAATACACTTAAATTACCGGGCGAAGTAACATCTGGCGTTGTCATTAGCGAAGTTCTAAAAAATTCATCTGCTGCAAAAGCTGGTTTAGAAAAATACGATGTCATTGTCGAAATGGATGGCGAAAAAATTGATAATTCTATAGACCTACGTAAAATCCTTTATAACCAAAAGCATGTAGGCGATCAAGTAAAAATCAAAGCTTATCGTGGCGGGGAAATAATTCAAAAAACCATTACCTTAGGCGATAGTACAAAAAATCAATAG
- a CDS encoding CxxH/CxxC protein produces the protein MKIYSCETHIGHALDMFVATEKEVPIMEKVEEEEKLSTKCSYCDEQATYIVANK, from the coding sequence TTGAAAATATATAGCTGTGAAACCCATATAGGACACGCTTTAGATATGTTTGTTGCAACGGAAAAAGAAGTTCCAATTATGGAAAAAGTAGAGGAGGAAGAAAAGTTATCCACAAAATGTAGTTATTGCGACGAGCAAGCGACATATATTGTGGCGAACAAATGA
- the rlmH gene encoding 23S rRNA (pseudouridine(1915)-N(3))-methyltransferase RlmH, whose product MSITIISVGKLKEKYLKMGIEEYAKRLSGYTKIDLIEVPDEKAPEQLSEAEMEIVKKKEGERILAKITPDHYVIALAINGKMRSSEDLSKDIENLMTYGHSKIAFVIGGSLGLHDDVLNRADDKLSFGKMTLPHQLMKLVLVEQIYRSFRIMKGEPYHK is encoded by the coding sequence GTGAGTATTACAATAATAAGCGTTGGGAAATTAAAAGAAAAGTATCTAAAAATGGGAATCGAAGAATATGCTAAACGTCTCAGTGGTTATACAAAAATTGACCTCATTGAAGTTCCTGATGAAAAAGCTCCCGAACAACTCAGTGAAGCAGAGATGGAAATTGTCAAAAAGAAAGAGGGTGAACGTATCCTTGCTAAAATCACACCAGACCATTATGTGATCGCACTAGCCATCAATGGAAAAATGAGAAGTTCCGAGGATTTATCAAAAGACATTGAAAATCTTATGACATACGGTCACAGTAAAATAGCCTTCGTTATTGGTGGTTCACTAGGATTGCATGATGATGTACTAAATCGTGCAGATGATAAATTGTCATTTGGGAAGATGACTTTGCCTCACCAATTGATGAAGCTTGTTTTAGTGGAGCAGATTTATCGTAGCTTTCGAATTATGAAGGGTGAACCGTATCATAAGTAA
- a CDS encoding acetate uptake transporter has translation MTQSNNIKIVTADPSAIGLFGLAIVTLVASSVKLGWTEGLGLVIPWAIFLGGIAQFYASILDSKHNNVFGTTAFGAYGLFWMGVATSWFVQAGVFGKVLQNSADTHQLGIVYIGYLGFSIFMTIGALETNKVLFAIFFLIDLLFIGLGFSTLGIMEYNMHLLAAYSELAIGLLSLYGAGANVLNKHFGFDFLPIGKPFGVIKPHEKKAISVLSTEN, from the coding sequence ATGACACAATCAAATAACATTAAAATTGTAACTGCAGATCCATCTGCTATCGGTCTATTCGGTTTAGCCATCGTTACACTAGTTGCTTCATCCGTAAAGCTAGGTTGGACAGAAGGATTAGGTCTAGTCATTCCTTGGGCAATCTTTCTAGGGGGAATTGCACAATTTTATGCATCAATTTTAGATTCAAAACATAACAATGTTTTTGGCACAACTGCATTTGGCGCATATGGTCTCTTTTGGATGGGAGTAGCTACAAGTTGGTTTGTTCAAGCGGGTGTCTTTGGTAAAGTACTTCAGAACAGTGCGGATACTCATCAGCTAGGGATTGTTTATATAGGTTATCTAGGCTTTTCAATTTTTATGACAATTGGTGCATTAGAAACTAACAAAGTATTATTTGCAATTTTCTTCTTAATAGACTTACTATTTATTGGTTTAGGATTCAGTACTCTTGGGATTATGGAATATAACATGCACTTACTTGCAGCCTATTCAGAGCTAGCAATTGGTCTTTTATCTTTATATGGAGCAGGTGCTAACGTGTTAAACAAACACTTTGGATTTGACTTTCTGCCAATCGGTAAACCATTTGGGGTTATTAAACCTCATGAAAAGAAAGCGATTTCAGTTTTAAGCACTGAAAATTAA
- a CDS encoding TetR/AcrR family transcriptional regulator, which produces MRKIAPNERQKMRKAYVKKLIHVIRTQGFLSLTIQDIANTMNLSRASLYNYFSSKEDVIMELTNICIDYINEAGHTISNEELSYPLRFQKVFEQAVFSAVYSSDIYLSELKRSCPHLYEKKMQSRKEQLSTIHTFYQKGMRDGVFNKLNPSILIIQDETVLGKLVNTSFLIDEDLSLKQALFDYYMAKKTQIIKPQYLNNMINEDIHGMMDCILEKLAI; this is translated from the coding sequence TTGAGAAAAATTGCACCAAATGAAAGACAGAAGATGAGAAAAGCTTACGTAAAAAAACTAATTCATGTCATTCGAACTCAAGGATTTCTTTCACTTACCATTCAAGATATCGCAAACACAATGAATTTGAGTCGAGCTTCCTTGTATAACTATTTTTCTTCCAAGGAAGATGTCATCATGGAGCTGACTAATATCTGTATTGATTATATAAATGAAGCTGGTCACACTATTTCTAACGAAGAGTTATCCTATCCACTTCGGTTTCAAAAAGTATTTGAACAAGCTGTTTTTTCAGCTGTGTATTCTTCTGATATTTATTTGTCTGAATTAAAAAGAAGTTGCCCACATCTTTATGAAAAAAAAATGCAATCAAGAAAAGAACAATTATCTACAATTCATACCTTTTATCAAAAGGGCATGAGAGATGGAGTTTTTAATAAATTGAATCCTTCAATCCTGATTATTCAAGATGAAACTGTTTTAGGGAAATTAGTTAATACCTCTTTTTTAATAGATGAAGATTTATCATTGAAACAGGCTCTATTTGATTATTATATGGCGAAGAAGACCCAGATCATTAAGCCTCAATACTTGAACAATATGATAAATGAAGATATTCATGGAATGATGGATTGTATCCTAGAAAAACTAGCTATCTAA
- a CDS encoding nitroreductase family protein gives MNTTQVTNDFNKIVTGRRSIKNYDKSVKISHEEMTEILTMATLAPSSVNMQPWRFLVIESPEAKATLAPLARFNQTQVETSSAVIAVFGDVNNYEKFEEIYGAAVEKGFMPLEVKEQIHASFAGYFETISREDMEDVVLVDGGLVSMQLMLAARAYGYDTNPIGGYEKDKIAEAFGLDKNRYVPVMLISIGKAADNGHKSVRLPIEQVAQWK, from the coding sequence ATGAATACAACACAAGTAACGAATGATTTTAATAAAATTGTAACAGGACGCCGCTCCATCAAAAATTATGATAAATCCGTGAAAATTAGCCACGAAGAGATGACTGAGATTTTAACAATGGCAACTCTTGCTCCCTCATCTGTTAACATGCAACCATGGCGTTTTCTTGTCATTGAAAGCCCTGAAGCAAAAGCAACACTAGCACCATTGGCTCGTTTCAACCAAACTCAAGTTGAAACATCATCAGCAGTAATTGCTGTTTTTGGTGATGTAAATAATTATGAGAAATTCGAAGAAATCTATGGTGCTGCTGTAGAGAAAGGATTTATGCCTTTAGAAGTAAAAGAACAAATTCATGCATCTTTTGCTGGCTATTTTGAAACAATTTCACGTGAAGATATGGAAGATGTTGTTTTAGTGGATGGAGGCCTTGTATCTATGCAGTTAATGCTTGCTGCACGTGCGTATGGATATGATACGAATCCAATCGGTGGCTATGAAAAAGATAAAATTGCAGAGGCTTTTGGATTAGATAAAAATCGTTATGTTCCGGTTATGTTAATCTCTATTGGTAAAGCAGCCGACAATGGTCATAAATCTGTACGTCTACCTATTGAACAAGTCGCACAATGGAAATAA
- a CDS encoding putative quinol monooxygenase yields MIIIHATFHINPEKKGMFLEEIQPLIATSREENGNISYRLQKDIENENVFTMVEIWEDMQAVASHNSSEHFTSFVTKAKGFLTAPLDVKAFDGQPLKS; encoded by the coding sequence ATGATTATTATTCATGCTACGTTCCATATTAATCCAGAAAAGAAGGGGATGTTTTTGGAAGAAATTCAACCGCTAATTGCTACTTCAAGGGAAGAGAACGGAAATATTTCATATCGTCTTCAAAAGGATATAGAAAATGAAAATGTATTTACGATGGTGGAAATTTGGGAGGATATGCAAGCTGTTGCTAGCCACAATTCAAGTGAACACTTCACTAGCTTTGTAACAAAAGCAAAAGGCTTTTTGACTGCGCCATTAGATGTTAAAGCATTTGATGGTCAGCCGTTAAAGTCCTAG
- a CDS encoding aminotransferase yhxA: MQKGRGVKIVGKTQKIMIGITTTALSLGLVGCASNSANLPPKPTDKNCDDWEWDDDKGVWACEDSSSSHNGHYYYGGHYYNNKNSLLKSHGYKSYKKSSSFKGGIKASSGFGSGVKSFGG, from the coding sequence TTGCAAAAAGGAAGAGGGGTGAAAATAGTGGGGAAAACTCAAAAAATCATGATAGGCATTACAACGACCGCACTTTCACTTGGTCTTGTTGGATGCGCTTCAAATAGTGCTAATCTCCCTCCTAAACCTACTGATAAAAATTGTGATGATTGGGAATGGGACGATGATAAAGGTGTCTGGGCATGTGAAGACAGCAGTTCAAGTCACAATGGTCATTATTATTATGGCGGTCATTATTACAACAATAAAAATTCACTATTAAAAAGCCATGGCTATAAAAGTTATAAAAAAAGCTCTTCATTTAAAGGTGGAATTAAAGCGAGCTCTGGATTTGGTAGTGGGGTTAAAAGCTTTGGAGGATAA
- a CDS encoding DUF350 domain-containing protein, with protein MNVNLYINFLSYLGVALLLLIVGVALFAISTPKLKEFHLITEKNVTAAMSLGGKVMGLAIVLGAAAEYSVSLVDMVIWGAIGIVSQIIVFILAEIITIRFSIHKAIEEDNRAVGTLLVSLSLAVGWILAKCLSY; from the coding sequence ATGAATGTGAATTTATATATCAATTTTCTATCTTATTTAGGAGTTGCGTTGCTTCTTCTTATAGTAGGAGTTGCATTATTTGCAATTAGTACGCCGAAGTTAAAGGAATTCCACTTGATTACTGAGAAAAATGTAACAGCGGCAATGTCACTCGGTGGAAAGGTCATGGGATTAGCAATTGTTTTAGGAGCTGCGGCTGAATATTCAGTATCACTTGTGGATATGGTAATTTGGGGAGCCATCGGGATTGTTTCTCAAATTATTGTGTTCATTCTAGCAGAGATCATAACGATACGTTTTAGTATTCATAAAGCAATTGAAGAGGATAATCGAGCAGTAGGTACTTTGTTAGTATCTCTATCATTGGCAGTTGGTTGGATTTTAGCAAAATGTCTGTCTTACTAA
- a CDS encoding RNA helicase, giving the protein MKQLTYYIDKGNDCYEPFFEYTISNVGVDEFYARQLCTYFIIRGTQYELASNEMDGEDDILVIKEIGRNLRGEDEKSFRGEGIHIEFRSPHERENFRLLSRIPCSTHFDAIRFLLKDVVDVPEIGQQLVTSTEIDEDRGVYVIYVKDLEED; this is encoded by the coding sequence ATGAAACAATTAACTTATTATATTGATAAAGGCAATGATTGCTATGAACCGTTCTTTGAATATACAATTTCGAATGTTGGGGTTGATGAATTTTACGCAAGACAGCTATGTACATATTTTATAATAAGAGGGACACAATACGAACTTGCTTCTAATGAGATGGATGGGGAAGATGACATTTTGGTGATTAAAGAAATAGGGAGAAATTTGCGAGGAGAAGATGAAAAAAGCTTTCGTGGTGAAGGTATTCATATCGAGTTTCGTAGTCCCCATGAACGAGAAAATTTTCGGCTATTATCTCGAATCCCCTGTAGTACTCATTTTGATGCGATTCGCTTTCTTTTAAAGGATGTTGTTGATGTTCCGGAAATTGGTCAACAGCTTGTAACCTCTACGGAAATTGATGAAGATCGAGGTGTATATGTCATCTATGTTAAGGATTTAGAAGAGGATTGA
- a CDS encoding glutathionylspermidine synthase family protein translates to MYHTKRLQLYGKLESFWADLYGEEYALYDMKLLNQKEVAKIRLISERVGSIFFKIGPLLRQVPDETLLEMGFPKETLSFIRLKILPTESVISRLDLISYGDSYKCIEINADTPTFIKELFSINELVCREFGVGNPNEDMERFLRQAISDSICQSTDKESPHIVFTAHEDNIEDRETVLYLQNGVPISKFTPLHKLQIQRGVGLFDEDGIKIDILYRQTFPIESLITDEDGEGNKIGLWLLELVKEKKLSIINPPSSFLLQNKVVQAVIWGLHEENHSFFTEEEHMWIEEYFLPTYLESDYFLQRGLSFVKKPAFGREGDTVEIYNGYGRLLHSDTQKTYSEYIPVYQQFIKHPTITFNSEKGKQEGHLLLGSFLLNGKSAALGYRVGGMITNNLSYYLPVGLLKEEE, encoded by the coding sequence ATGTATCATACAAAACGACTGCAGTTATATGGGAAACTGGAAAGCTTTTGGGCAGATCTTTATGGTGAGGAATATGCTCTTTATGATATGAAGCTTTTAAACCAAAAGGAAGTTGCGAAAATTCGACTTATTAGTGAACGTGTTGGTTCTATATTTTTTAAAATAGGTCCTTTACTCCGACAAGTACCCGATGAAACTCTTCTTGAAATGGGATTTCCAAAGGAGACACTGTCATTTATAAGGCTAAAAATACTCCCGACAGAAAGCGTTATCTCGAGACTTGATCTTATTTCGTATGGAGATAGCTATAAATGTATTGAAATCAATGCCGATACGCCAACATTTATCAAGGAATTATTTAGTATAAATGAATTGGTTTGCCGAGAATTTGGTGTAGGTAATCCAAATGAGGACATGGAGCGCTTTTTGAGACAAGCTATCTCCGACAGCATATGCCAGAGTACCGATAAGGAATCGCCCCATATAGTTTTTACTGCCCATGAGGATAACATTGAGGACCGTGAGACCGTATTATATCTTCAAAATGGTGTGCCCATATCTAAATTTACGCCTCTCCATAAGCTTCAGATTCAAAGAGGTGTGGGGCTTTTTGATGAGGATGGAATCAAAATAGATATTCTTTATAGGCAAACGTTCCCTATAGAAAGTTTGATAACGGATGAAGATGGAGAAGGAAACAAGATTGGTTTATGGTTGTTGGAACTTGTGAAGGAGAAGAAACTCTCGATCATTAATCCCCCTTCTTCTTTTTTACTACAAAATAAAGTAGTTCAGGCTGTCATTTGGGGATTACATGAAGAGAATCATTCTTTCTTTACTGAAGAAGAGCATATGTGGATTGAGGAATATTTTCTTCCGACGTATCTTGAATCAGATTATTTTTTACAAAGAGGTCTTTCTTTTGTGAAAAAGCCTGCATTCGGAAGAGAAGGAGACACGGTTGAAATATATAATGGGTATGGTCGGTTACTCCATTCAGACACTCAAAAGACTTATTCTGAATATATCCCTGTTTATCAGCAATTTATCAAACATCCCACAATAACATTCAATAGTGAAAAAGGGAAACAGGAAGGCCATCTTCTACTTGGAAGCTTTCTTCTTAACGGAAAATCAGCAGCACTAGGTTATAGAGTTGGGGGTATGATCACTAATAATCTTTCTTATTATTTGCCAGTGGGGTTATTAAAAGAAGAGGAATAG
- a CDS encoding DUF4097 family beta strand repeat-containing protein, producing the protein MSKLLKVSIIALVLLLIGVIGSLLTFRSSNEVVAVAETKKIAQPGIKSIDVSVENAIVEIIPSKNNITKVELTGKREPSSKQKLSATVNGETLSVRLNEQQFKFFNLNFLSTELTLKVFVPEKLYKSIKVKCDNGYIKATDLQANVLYAKTDNGRITLENIKSTEANVNSDNGIIVLNHVEGKLSGKTNNGKITLKTKSLDRPIQLECDNGSVTVQTETEPTNATFDVHVDNGRVNILDKYSGSAVIGKGENLIRLSTDNGRITITK; encoded by the coding sequence ATGAGTAAACTATTAAAAGTCTCCATTATTGCACTTGTTCTTCTTTTAATTGGTGTTATTGGTTCCCTTCTAACTTTCCGCTCCAGCAATGAAGTTGTTGCAGTAGCAGAAACAAAGAAAATTGCTCAACCAGGCATTAAATCAATAGATGTGAGTGTTGAGAATGCAATTGTAGAAATAATACCTTCAAAAAATAATATAACTAAGGTAGAACTGACTGGCAAGAGAGAACCCTCCTCTAAACAAAAGCTATCAGCTACCGTTAACGGCGAAACACTTTCGGTTAGATTAAACGAACAGCAGTTTAAATTTTTCAATCTAAACTTTCTGTCCACGGAACTAACCTTAAAAGTATTTGTCCCAGAAAAACTATACAAATCGATCAAAGTAAAATGTGATAACGGATATATAAAAGCAACGGATTTACAAGCAAATGTTTTATATGCTAAAACAGACAACGGTCGGATTACTTTAGAAAATATAAAATCAACTGAAGCAAATGTGAACTCAGATAACGGTATAATAGTCCTTAATCATGTAGAAGGGAAACTTTCTGGAAAAACAAACAATGGGAAAATTACTTTAAAAACAAAAAGTTTAGATCGTCCGATTCAATTAGAATGTGATAATGGGTCCGTCACGGTTCAAACAGAAACTGAACCAACTAATGCAACATTTGACGTTCATGTAGATAATGGACGAGTGAATATCCTTGATAAATATAGTGGCTCTGCAGTAATTGGTAAAGGGGAAAATTTAATTAGGCTTTCTACCGATAATGGACGTATTACAATAACCAAGTAA
- a CDS encoding DUF1700 domain-containing protein: protein MTKEQFLTQLKKSLKGISSDERQDILQDYEEHFAIGLEEGKTEQQIADSLGQPSQIARELTAMHHLEKVETTATTGNVIRAVWAVIGLGFFNIVIVLGPFIGLLGVIFAGWVTGVSFVASPLLVLVNAVVNVGTFQLFDLFASIGLCGLGLLIGLGMFFITKWLTYLFVKYLKFNISLVKGGLKA from the coding sequence TTGACTAAAGAACAATTTTTGACACAATTGAAGAAATCCCTTAAAGGGATTTCTTCAGATGAACGACAAGATATTTTACAGGATTATGAAGAACATTTTGCCATTGGATTAGAAGAAGGGAAAACAGAACAGCAAATTGCTGATTCACTTGGCCAACCTAGTCAAATTGCCAGAGAGTTAACGGCCATGCACCATCTTGAAAAAGTTGAAACAACCGCTACTACAGGGAATGTTATTCGTGCTGTTTGGGCTGTTATTGGTTTAGGATTTTTTAATATTGTGATCGTTCTTGGACCTTTTATTGGATTATTGGGAGTAATTTTTGCTGGTTGGGTTACAGGAGTATCTTTTGTTGCCTCACCATTACTTGTATTAGTAAATGCTGTCGTCAACGTTGGCACTTTCCAACTTTTCGACTTATTTGCATCAATTGGACTCTGCGGACTTGGCCTATTGATTGGACTGGGTATGTTTTTTATCACGAAGTGGCTTACTTATTTATTTGTAAAATATTTGAAGTTTAATATATCTCTTGTGAAGGGCGGTTTAAAGGCATGA
- a CDS encoding PadR family transcriptional regulator, which translates to MNVQFKKGVLELCVLVLLDKQDRYGYELVHKISNQIEISEGSVYPLLRRLTKEEYFTTYLQESSEGPSRKYYRLTDKGREYLHELIDDWGKFSNGVNQLIKEGENID; encoded by the coding sequence GTGAACGTGCAATTTAAAAAAGGTGTCCTAGAGCTTTGTGTACTGGTGTTATTAGATAAACAGGATCGTTATGGATATGAATTGGTTCATAAAATTTCTAACCAAATTGAGATTTCTGAAGGTTCTGTCTATCCTCTTTTAAGACGCTTAACAAAGGAAGAATATTTTACAACCTACTTACAAGAATCATCAGAGGGCCCATCTAGGAAGTATTACAGATTAACTGACAAAGGAAGAGAATATCTCCATGAACTTATTGATGATTGGGGTAAATTTTCGAATGGGGTCAATCAATTAATTAAAGAAGGTGAGAATATTGACTAA